Proteins encoded together in one Oncorhynchus mykiss isolate Arlee chromosome 7, USDA_OmykA_1.1, whole genome shotgun sequence window:
- the LOC110528396 gene encoding low-density lipoprotein receptor class A domain-containing protein 2 isoform X1 yields the protein MVNKGNKLQSLSKGFVLLSIMTLKTNAIDTVNVVDFCGQNIQGNGMIVNSHQESKKYYFVTMGTDCHFTMQAASPKDKVQFHFRFFLVYSLLRLAPQSPTPLFPESPGDLQLEPSNPVVEPRDPCHAGSYIQFYDGRDKNSPPIGPPLCGKSPPRPVLSTGNHLTLRLVTRGTQPRVDFVGDFTSFRLGFNQSACSGEPYFPCHNGKCIPMSLVCDDKGIDNCGDGSDLEDHLPSGCKGHLAGQLAPAQATSPAVTPPVLNPTTFPTSTYRNCGTPDGVPNHESVTDSPPYLSLLALFITLGVIAGLVLQCWCCWSPGWFLWRIIVCRFLPCCYSACTSCKLCARSCSQNKEHRLAKVSPQGQVTINDAALAPLTTATASATTVTV from the exons ATGGTCAACAAGGGGAATAAACTTCAGAGCCTGTCAAAGGGGTTTGTTCTGCTCAGCATAATGACACTCAAGACCAATGCCATCGACACGG TCAACGTGGTGGACTTCTGTGGCCAGAACATCCAGGGCAACGGGATGATTGTCAACTCACACCAGGAGTCCAAGAAGTACTACTTTGTCACCATGGGAACAGACTGCCACTTCACTATGCAGGCGGCCTCCCCCAAGGACAAG GTACAGTTCCACTTCCGCTTCTTCCTAGTCTACAGCCTGCTTCGTTTAGCACCCCAAAGTCCCACCCCCCTCTTCCCTGAGTCCCCCGGGGACCTCCAATTGGAGCCTTCGAATCCAGTGGTGGAGCCAAGGGACCCGTGTCATGCGGGGTCATACATTCAGTTCTATGATGGGCGGGACAAGAACTCGCCTCCAATTGGGCCTCCGCTGTGTGGGAAGAGCCCACCCCGTCCGGTGCTGTCCACAGGGAATCACCTGACCCTGCGTCTGGTAACCCGCGGTACCCAGCCAAGAGTGGACTTTGTGGGGGACTTTACCTCCTTCAGACTGG GTTTTAACCAATCCGCGTGCAGCGGCGAACCTTATTTCCCGTGTCACAATGGGAAGTGTATCCCCATGAGTCTGGTGTGTGACGACAAGGGCATTGATAACTGTGGGGACGGGAGCGACCTGGAGGATCACCTGCCCTCCGGGTGCAAAGGTCACTTAG caggtcagCTGGCTCCAGCCCAAGCCACTTCCCCAGCAGTGACCCCTCCTGTCTTAAACCCGACAACTTTTCCCACGTCCACCTATAGGAACTGTGGCACTCCGGACGGCGTACCCAATCACGAATCAGTGACAG ACTCTCCACCCTATCTGTCTCTGCTGGCGCTCTTCATCACCCTGGGTGTGATAGCTGGTTTGGTCCTGCAGTGTTGGTGCTGCTGGTCTCCAGGCTGGTTCCTCTGGAGGATCATTGTCTGCCGCTTCCTACCCTGCTGTTACTCGGCCTGCACCTCCTGCAAGCTCTGTGCCCGAAGCTGTTCCCAGAACAAGGAGCACCGACTGGCTAAGGTTTCACCACAAGGACAGGTCACAATCAACGATGCCGCCTTGGCCCCCCTCACCACAGCCACGGCTAGCGCAACTACTGTCACTGTGTAG
- the LOC110528396 gene encoding low-density lipoprotein receptor class A domain-containing protein 2 isoform X2 — protein MVNKGNKLQSLSKGFVLLSIMTLKTNAIDTVNVVDFCGQNIQGNGMIVNSHQESKKYYFVTMGTDCHFTMQAASPKDKVQFHFRFFLVYSLLRLAPQSPTPLFPESPGDLQLEPSNPVVEPRDPCHAGSYIQFYDGRDKNSPPIGPPLCGKSPPRPVLSTGNHLTLRLVTRGTQPRVDFVGDFTSFRLGFNQSACSGEPYFPCHNGKCIPMSLVCDDKGIDNCGDGSDLEDHLPSGCKGHLGQLAPAQATSPAVTPPVLNPTTFPTSTYRNCGTPDGVPNHESVTDSPPYLSLLALFITLGVIAGLVLQCWCCWSPGWFLWRIIVCRFLPCCYSACTSCKLCARSCSQNKEHRLAKVSPQGQVTINDAALAPLTTATASATTVTV, from the exons ATGGTCAACAAGGGGAATAAACTTCAGAGCCTGTCAAAGGGGTTTGTTCTGCTCAGCATAATGACACTCAAGACCAATGCCATCGACACGG TCAACGTGGTGGACTTCTGTGGCCAGAACATCCAGGGCAACGGGATGATTGTCAACTCACACCAGGAGTCCAAGAAGTACTACTTTGTCACCATGGGAACAGACTGCCACTTCACTATGCAGGCGGCCTCCCCCAAGGACAAG GTACAGTTCCACTTCCGCTTCTTCCTAGTCTACAGCCTGCTTCGTTTAGCACCCCAAAGTCCCACCCCCCTCTTCCCTGAGTCCCCCGGGGACCTCCAATTGGAGCCTTCGAATCCAGTGGTGGAGCCAAGGGACCCGTGTCATGCGGGGTCATACATTCAGTTCTATGATGGGCGGGACAAGAACTCGCCTCCAATTGGGCCTCCGCTGTGTGGGAAGAGCCCACCCCGTCCGGTGCTGTCCACAGGGAATCACCTGACCCTGCGTCTGGTAACCCGCGGTACCCAGCCAAGAGTGGACTTTGTGGGGGACTTTACCTCCTTCAGACTGG GTTTTAACCAATCCGCGTGCAGCGGCGAACCTTATTTCCCGTGTCACAATGGGAAGTGTATCCCCATGAGTCTGGTGTGTGACGACAAGGGCATTGATAACTGTGGGGACGGGAGCGACCTGGAGGATCACCTGCCCTCCGGGTGCAAAGGTCACTTAG gtcagCTGGCTCCAGCCCAAGCCACTTCCCCAGCAGTGACCCCTCCTGTCTTAAACCCGACAACTTTTCCCACGTCCACCTATAGGAACTGTGGCACTCCGGACGGCGTACCCAATCACGAATCAGTGACAG ACTCTCCACCCTATCTGTCTCTGCTGGCGCTCTTCATCACCCTGGGTGTGATAGCTGGTTTGGTCCTGCAGTGTTGGTGCTGCTGGTCTCCAGGCTGGTTCCTCTGGAGGATCATTGTCTGCCGCTTCCTACCCTGCTGTTACTCGGCCTGCACCTCCTGCAAGCTCTGTGCCCGAAGCTGTTCCCAGAACAAGGAGCACCGACTGGCTAAGGTTTCACCACAAGGACAGGTCACAATCAACGATGCCGCCTTGGCCCCCCTCACCACAGCCACGGCTAGCGCAACTACTGTCACTGTGTAG
- the LOC110528396 gene encoding low-density lipoprotein receptor class A domain-containing protein 2 isoform X3, whose translation MLKSVNVVDFCGQNIQGNGMIVNSHQESKKYYFVTMGTDCHFTMQAASPKDKVQFHFRFFLVYSLLRLAPQSPTPLFPESPGDLQLEPSNPVVEPRDPCHAGSYIQFYDGRDKNSPPIGPPLCGKSPPRPVLSTGNHLTLRLVTRGTQPRVDFVGDFTSFRLGFNQSACSGEPYFPCHNGKCIPMSLVCDDKGIDNCGDGSDLEDHLPSGCKGHLAGQLAPAQATSPAVTPPVLNPTTFPTSTYRNCGTPDGVPNHESVTDSPPYLSLLALFITLGVIAGLVLQCWCCWSPGWFLWRIIVCRFLPCCYSACTSCKLCARSCSQNKEHRLAKVSPQGQVTINDAALAPLTTATASATTVTV comes from the exons ATGTTGAAGAGTG TCAACGTGGTGGACTTCTGTGGCCAGAACATCCAGGGCAACGGGATGATTGTCAACTCACACCAGGAGTCCAAGAAGTACTACTTTGTCACCATGGGAACAGACTGCCACTTCACTATGCAGGCGGCCTCCCCCAAGGACAAG GTACAGTTCCACTTCCGCTTCTTCCTAGTCTACAGCCTGCTTCGTTTAGCACCCCAAAGTCCCACCCCCCTCTTCCCTGAGTCCCCCGGGGACCTCCAATTGGAGCCTTCGAATCCAGTGGTGGAGCCAAGGGACCCGTGTCATGCGGGGTCATACATTCAGTTCTATGATGGGCGGGACAAGAACTCGCCTCCAATTGGGCCTCCGCTGTGTGGGAAGAGCCCACCCCGTCCGGTGCTGTCCACAGGGAATCACCTGACCCTGCGTCTGGTAACCCGCGGTACCCAGCCAAGAGTGGACTTTGTGGGGGACTTTACCTCCTTCAGACTGG GTTTTAACCAATCCGCGTGCAGCGGCGAACCTTATTTCCCGTGTCACAATGGGAAGTGTATCCCCATGAGTCTGGTGTGTGACGACAAGGGCATTGATAACTGTGGGGACGGGAGCGACCTGGAGGATCACCTGCCCTCCGGGTGCAAAGGTCACTTAG caggtcagCTGGCTCCAGCCCAAGCCACTTCCCCAGCAGTGACCCCTCCTGTCTTAAACCCGACAACTTTTCCCACGTCCACCTATAGGAACTGTGGCACTCCGGACGGCGTACCCAATCACGAATCAGTGACAG ACTCTCCACCCTATCTGTCTCTGCTGGCGCTCTTCATCACCCTGGGTGTGATAGCTGGTTTGGTCCTGCAGTGTTGGTGCTGCTGGTCTCCAGGCTGGTTCCTCTGGAGGATCATTGTCTGCCGCTTCCTACCCTGCTGTTACTCGGCCTGCACCTCCTGCAAGCTCTGTGCCCGAAGCTGTTCCCAGAACAAGGAGCACCGACTGGCTAAGGTTTCACCACAAGGACAGGTCACAATCAACGATGCCGCCTTGGCCCCCCTCACCACAGCCACGGCTAGCGCAACTACTGTCACTGTGTAG
- the LOC110528396 gene encoding low-density lipoprotein receptor class A domain-containing protein 2 isoform X4 produces MIVNSHQESKKYYFVTMGTDCHFTMQAASPKDKVQFHFRFFLVYSLLRLAPQSPTPLFPESPGDLQLEPSNPVVEPRDPCHAGSYIQFYDGRDKNSPPIGPPLCGKSPPRPVLSTGNHLTLRLVTRGTQPRVDFVGDFTSFRLGFNQSACSGEPYFPCHNGKCIPMSLVCDDKGIDNCGDGSDLEDHLPSGCKGHLAGQLAPAQATSPAVTPPVLNPTTFPTSTYRNCGTPDGVPNHESVTDSPPYLSLLALFITLGVIAGLVLQCWCCWSPGWFLWRIIVCRFLPCCYSACTSCKLCARSCSQNKEHRLAKVSPQGQVTINDAALAPLTTATASATTVTV; encoded by the exons ATGATTGTCAACTCACACCAGGAGTCCAAGAAGTACTACTTTGTCACCATGGGAACAGACTGCCACTTCACTATGCAGGCGGCCTCCCCCAAGGACAAG GTACAGTTCCACTTCCGCTTCTTCCTAGTCTACAGCCTGCTTCGTTTAGCACCCCAAAGTCCCACCCCCCTCTTCCCTGAGTCCCCCGGGGACCTCCAATTGGAGCCTTCGAATCCAGTGGTGGAGCCAAGGGACCCGTGTCATGCGGGGTCATACATTCAGTTCTATGATGGGCGGGACAAGAACTCGCCTCCAATTGGGCCTCCGCTGTGTGGGAAGAGCCCACCCCGTCCGGTGCTGTCCACAGGGAATCACCTGACCCTGCGTCTGGTAACCCGCGGTACCCAGCCAAGAGTGGACTTTGTGGGGGACTTTACCTCCTTCAGACTGG GTTTTAACCAATCCGCGTGCAGCGGCGAACCTTATTTCCCGTGTCACAATGGGAAGTGTATCCCCATGAGTCTGGTGTGTGACGACAAGGGCATTGATAACTGTGGGGACGGGAGCGACCTGGAGGATCACCTGCCCTCCGGGTGCAAAGGTCACTTAG caggtcagCTGGCTCCAGCCCAAGCCACTTCCCCAGCAGTGACCCCTCCTGTCTTAAACCCGACAACTTTTCCCACGTCCACCTATAGGAACTGTGGCACTCCGGACGGCGTACCCAATCACGAATCAGTGACAG ACTCTCCACCCTATCTGTCTCTGCTGGCGCTCTTCATCACCCTGGGTGTGATAGCTGGTTTGGTCCTGCAGTGTTGGTGCTGCTGGTCTCCAGGCTGGTTCCTCTGGAGGATCATTGTCTGCCGCTTCCTACCCTGCTGTTACTCGGCCTGCACCTCCTGCAAGCTCTGTGCCCGAAGCTGTTCCCAGAACAAGGAGCACCGACTGGCTAAGGTTTCACCACAAGGACAGGTCACAATCAACGATGCCGCCTTGGCCCCCCTCACCACAGCCACGGCTAGCGCAACTACTGTCACTGTGTAG